The following coding sequences lie in one Streptomyces sp. NBC_00510 genomic window:
- a CDS encoding MaoC/PaaZ C-terminal domain-containing protein, whose protein sequence is MTGPGARAGDVLPELRIPVTRTLVVAGAIATRDFQDVHHDPDAARAKGSPDVFLNILTTGGLVGRYLAGHFGPSAVLRSLRVRLGAPAHPGDELVFTGSVTAVRGTEATVEVIGAVGRGRHVTGTAVLEVEGG, encoded by the coding sequence ATGACCGGACCGGGGGCGCGGGCGGGCGACGTCCTGCCGGAGCTGCGGATCCCCGTCACACGGACGCTGGTCGTCGCCGGGGCGATCGCCACCCGTGACTTCCAGGATGTGCACCACGACCCCGACGCGGCACGGGCCAAGGGCTCGCCGGACGTCTTCCTGAACATCCTCACCACTGGCGGGCTCGTCGGCCGGTACCTCGCCGGGCACTTCGGCCCCTCGGCGGTGCTCCGCTCGCTGCGCGTACGGCTGGGCGCACCGGCGCACCCCGGCGACGAGCTGGTGTTCACCGGGAGCGTCACGGCGGTGCGCGGCACGGAGGCGACCGTCGAGGTCATCGGCGCGGTCGGGCGGGGGCGGCACGTCACGGGCACCGCGGTGCTGGAGGTGGAGGGCGGATGA
- a CDS encoding trypsin-like peptidase domain-containing protein, which produces MSTENEAGPVPAALPTQPPADAGSAAPAAPPVPPAAPPAAPPAQAQAQASAPGPAAPAAPEAPAAPAAPAAPAAPAPAAVAPPAGPPVGPPAGPPAAPQAAPQAAPPAAPAAPPAEVHTAPLPPVAPPPTQPYGGPVGPSGPMGPSGPVGPVWGTPVPAAPAPKKRGNGGLVAAVLVAALVAGGIGGGVGFWAADRNDSSSSTTVSSVGNPKDLSRAADSVAGIAKQALPSVVTIEATGRQESGTGTGFVYDKEGHILTNNHVVAPAADGGKLTATFSDGKKYEAEVVGRAQGYDVAVVKLKGVTPDKLTPLAVGDSDKVAVGDSTIAIGAPFGLSGTVTTGIVSALHRPIASSDGEGSNASYMSAIQTDASINPGNSGGPLLNSEGAVIGINSAIQSTGSDGTSQSGSVGLGFAIPIDQARRVAEDLIKNGEPVYAVIGVHVDSSYSGEGAKIATGADAVTSGGPADQAGLRSGDVITKFDDTVVDSSPTLIGEIWQHEPGEKVNLTYTRDGQTRTATLTLGERKGDSSS; this is translated from the coding sequence GTGAGCACCGAGAACGAGGCCGGCCCGGTCCCGGCGGCGCTGCCGACGCAGCCGCCCGCTGACGCTGGGTCCGCCGCTCCCGCTGCACCTCCCGTGCCCCCCGCCGCCCCGCCCGCCGCTCCCCCGGCCCAGGCGCAGGCGCAGGCGTCGGCGCCGGGCCCGGCCGCCCCCGCGGCTCCGGAGGCTCCTGCGGCTCCTGCGGCCCCTGCGGCCCCTGCGGCCCCGGCGCCCGCCGCGGTGGCGCCTCCGGCCGGTCCCCCCGTCGGACCCCCTGCCGGACCTCCCGCCGCGCCTCAGGCCGCGCCTCAGGCCGCTCCCCCGGCCGCCCCCGCGGCACCGCCCGCCGAGGTGCACACCGCGCCCCTGCCGCCGGTCGCCCCGCCGCCCACCCAGCCGTACGGCGGTCCCGTCGGGCCCTCCGGCCCCATGGGCCCGTCCGGTCCCGTGGGCCCGGTGTGGGGCACGCCGGTGCCGGCCGCCCCCGCGCCCAAGAAGCGCGGCAACGGCGGCCTGGTCGCCGCCGTCCTGGTCGCCGCGCTCGTCGCGGGCGGCATCGGCGGCGGGGTCGGCTTCTGGGCCGCGGACCGCAACGACAGCTCCTCCTCGACCACCGTCTCCTCGGTCGGCAACCCCAAGGACCTCAGCCGCGCCGCCGACTCGGTCGCGGGCATCGCCAAGCAGGCCCTCCCCAGCGTCGTCACGATCGAGGCCACCGGCCGCCAGGAGAGCGGTACCGGCACCGGTTTCGTCTACGACAAGGAAGGCCACATCCTCACCAACAACCACGTCGTGGCCCCCGCCGCCGACGGCGGCAAGCTCACCGCCACGTTCTCCGACGGCAAGAAGTACGAGGCCGAGGTCGTCGGCCGCGCCCAGGGCTACGACGTCGCCGTCGTCAAGCTCAAGGGGGTCACCCCCGACAAGCTCACCCCGCTCGCCGTCGGCGACTCCGACAAGGTGGCCGTCGGCGACTCCACCATCGCCATCGGCGCCCCCTTCGGGCTCTCCGGCACCGTCACCACCGGCATCGTCAGCGCCCTGCACCGCCCCATCGCCTCCAGCGACGGGGAGGGGTCCAACGCCTCCTACATGAGCGCCATACAGACCGACGCCTCGATCAACCCCGGCAACTCCGGCGGCCCCCTCCTCAACTCCGAGGGCGCGGTCATCGGCATCAACTCCGCGATCCAGTCCACCGGTAGCGACGGCACCTCCCAGTCCGGCAGCGTGGGCCTGGGCTTCGCCATCCCGATCGACCAGGCCCGCCGCGTCGCCGAGGACCTGATCAAGAACGGCGAGCCCGTCTACGCCGTCATCGGCGTCCACGTCGACTCCAGCTACAGCGGCGAGGGCGCCAAGATCGCCACCGGTGCCGACGCCGTCACCTCCGGCGGCCCCGCCGACCAGGCGGGCCTGCGCTCCGGCGACGTCATCACCAAGTTCGACGACACCGTGGTCGACTCCAGCCCCACCCTCATCGGCGAGATCTGGCAGCACGAGCCCGGCGAGAAGGTCAACCTCACGTACACCCGTGACGGCCAGACCCGCACCGCCACCCTCACTCTCGGCGAACGCAAGGGCGACAGCAGCAGCTGA
- a CDS encoding glycerophosphodiester phosphodiesterase codes for MTDLRAIQVVAHRGASEDAPEHTLAAYRKAIEDGADALECDVRLTADGTLVCVHDRRVNRTSNGRGAVSALELADLRTLDFGSWKAQPGAGGAGRAGGTRRRPSAELRSLLDADAEAPDRTDGDPDELSRVLTLEQLLELVADTGRRVELAIETKHPTRWAGQVEERLVELLDRFGMLWPEPGEPSRVRVMSFSSRSLRRIRMASRDLPTVFLMQYVLPRHRDGRLPAGVGIAGPGIRILRSNPGYVERLHEAGHRVHVWTVNEPEDVELCVRLGVDAVITNRPRQVLAQLGCC; via the coding sequence GTGACTGATCTCCGCGCGATCCAGGTCGTGGCTCACCGGGGAGCGTCCGAGGACGCCCCGGAGCACACGCTCGCCGCCTACCGGAAGGCGATCGAGGACGGCGCGGACGCCCTGGAGTGCGACGTACGCCTCACCGCGGACGGCACGCTGGTCTGTGTGCACGACCGCCGGGTGAACCGCACCTCCAACGGGCGGGGCGCGGTCTCCGCGCTGGAGCTGGCGGACCTGAGGACCCTGGACTTCGGCAGCTGGAAGGCGCAGCCGGGCGCCGGAGGGGCCGGCAGGGCCGGCGGGACGCGGCGGCGCCCGTCCGCGGAGCTGCGTTCCCTCCTCGACGCCGACGCCGAGGCCCCCGACCGCACCGACGGCGACCCGGACGAGCTCAGCCGCGTCCTGACCCTGGAGCAGCTGCTGGAACTGGTCGCGGACACCGGCCGCCGGGTGGAGCTGGCGATCGAGACCAAGCACCCCACGCGCTGGGCGGGGCAGGTCGAGGAACGGCTGGTGGAGCTGCTGGACCGGTTCGGGATGCTGTGGCCCGAGCCGGGCGAGCCGTCCCGGGTCCGTGTCATGAGCTTCTCCTCCCGTTCCCTGCGCCGGATCCGGATGGCCTCGCGCGACCTGCCGACCGTCTTCCTGATGCAGTACGTACTGCCCCGGCACCGCGACGGCCGGCTGCCGGCCGGGGTGGGGATCGCCGGGCCGGGCATCCGCATCCTGCGCTCCAACCCGGGGTACGTGGAGCGGCTGCACGAGGCGGGGCACCGGGTCCACGTGTGGACGGTGAACGAACCCGAGGACGTCGAACTCTGCGTGCGACTGGGCGTCGACGCCGTCATCACCAACCGCCCACGACAGGTTCTGGCCCAACTCGGGTGCTGCTGA
- a CDS encoding SEC-C domain-containing protein, translating into MAKKRPTKTKAPARPQITDGEIPVVGAREPCPCGSGRRYKACHGREAAHAVTELVRRPFEGLPAECDWVALRELVPAATAALTLKDPLPDGVPSVTLATVLPMAWPGLRRDTGTVLLGLQNDTASGDISRDLADTLLRALQAEPGNPVGGERPAPEGPRLQDLLDLDAAFEPVVHTGFEFWLEDAESATGEVAASLERANAAVIPTVRLTGVDAAYWCETPEKNHLRWVMPHPEEQLLDALARLHAAGASSLGEGTRLVGSFRAHGLVVPVWDLPTGVFADEVEKPAAAFGERLAEVLERTTPLTAEERRARSGFTNRQITLS; encoded by the coding sequence ATGGCGAAGAAGCGCCCGACGAAGACGAAGGCCCCTGCCCGCCCGCAGATCACCGACGGGGAGATCCCCGTCGTCGGGGCCCGGGAACCCTGCCCGTGCGGCTCGGGACGGCGTTACAAGGCGTGCCACGGCCGTGAGGCGGCGCACGCGGTGACGGAGCTGGTGCGACGGCCGTTCGAGGGCCTGCCGGCCGAGTGCGACTGGGTGGCGCTGCGCGAGCTGGTGCCCGCCGCCACGGCCGCGTTGACGCTCAAGGACCCGCTGCCCGACGGCGTGCCGTCCGTCACGCTGGCGACCGTGCTGCCGATGGCGTGGCCGGGGCTGCGCCGTGACACCGGCACGGTGCTGCTGGGCCTGCAGAACGACACGGCTTCCGGGGACATCAGCCGGGACCTGGCCGACACCCTGCTGCGCGCGCTGCAGGCGGAGCCGGGCAACCCGGTGGGCGGGGAGCGCCCGGCGCCCGAGGGTCCCCGGCTGCAGGACCTGCTGGACCTGGACGCCGCGTTCGAGCCGGTGGTGCACACCGGTTTCGAGTTCTGGCTGGAGGACGCGGAGTCCGCCACCGGCGAGGTCGCCGCCTCGCTGGAGCGGGCGAACGCGGCCGTGATCCCGACCGTGCGGCTGACCGGTGTCGATGCGGCGTACTGGTGCGAGACCCCGGAGAAGAACCACCTGCGCTGGGTCATGCCGCACCCGGAGGAGCAGTTGCTGGACGCGCTGGCCCGGCTGCACGCCGCGGGCGCCTCGTCGCTGGGCGAGGGCACGCGGCTGGTGGGCTCGTTCCGGGCGCACGGGCTGGTCGTCCCGGTGTGGGACCTGCCGACGGGCGTCTTCGCGGACGAGGTCGAGAAGCCGGCGGCGGCCTTCGGCGAGCGGCTGGCCGAGGTGCTGGAGCGGACGACCCCGCTGACGGCGGAGGAGCGGCGGGCGCGCAGCGGCTTCACCAACCGGCAGATCACCCTGAGCTGA
- a CDS encoding FtsK/SpoIIIE domain-containing protein, with amino-acid sequence MTGVALLGLLLASAGGLAYARRRFPVAFWLLFGLPLAWGRFLSTYGSTMAACGLAVPPSWARALAGRAAGRKEVRPVPPRIRRVGGSLTGMRVRLRLPGGLEPADVAAASNRLRHAWGVHAVHVVELGPGVVELRMTGYDVLRDVRMPRRLPSGPMVVAVALRDDGTAFVRNYREIPHALTLGANQSGKSVYQRNLIMNLARLPVALVGIDCKGGVEQIPYASRLSALATDREQAAELLDALVGEMEHRFAVLKECQRTALDAADEEVASDIWGLPAYVRPVPVVVLVDEVAELFLSATKKDEERRDRMVANLIRLAQRARAVGIYLEICGQRFGVELGKGAATLRSQLSGRVVHRVNKQTAEVGLGDISSEAMAAATAIAPDRVGVAVAGDASGGWSHIRTPLVSIAETAAVCRAHAHLVPDLPALDRYRPSAEGEEDGPAEPGPFPRPRSGPE; translated from the coding sequence ATGACGGGTGTCGCGCTCCTGGGTCTGCTGCTGGCCTCGGCCGGTGGCCTGGCCTATGCCCGTCGACGGTTCCCGGTGGCGTTCTGGCTGTTGTTCGGGCTGCCGCTGGCCTGGGGGCGGTTCCTGTCGACCTACGGTTCCACGATGGCGGCGTGCGGGCTGGCCGTACCGCCGTCGTGGGCGCGGGCGTTGGCGGGGCGGGCGGCGGGGCGCAAGGAGGTGCGGCCGGTGCCGCCGAGGATCCGGCGGGTGGGCGGCTCGCTGACCGGCATGCGGGTGCGGCTGCGGCTGCCGGGCGGGCTGGAGCCGGCCGATGTGGCCGCGGCGTCCAACCGGTTGCGGCACGCGTGGGGCGTGCACGCGGTGCACGTGGTCGAGCTCGGCCCCGGGGTGGTCGAGTTGCGGATGACCGGCTACGACGTGCTCCGCGACGTACGGATGCCGCGCCGCCTGCCGTCCGGCCCGATGGTGGTGGCGGTGGCGCTGCGGGACGACGGGACCGCCTTCGTGCGGAACTACCGGGAGATCCCGCACGCGCTCACCCTCGGGGCGAACCAGTCGGGCAAGTCGGTGTACCAGCGCAACCTGATCATGAACCTGGCCCGGTTGCCCGTGGCCCTGGTGGGGATCGACTGCAAGGGCGGGGTGGAGCAGATCCCGTACGCGTCCCGGTTGTCGGCCCTGGCGACCGACCGGGAGCAGGCGGCGGAGCTGCTGGACGCGCTGGTGGGGGAGATGGAGCACCGGTTCGCGGTGCTCAAGGAGTGCCAGCGCACGGCGCTGGACGCCGCGGACGAGGAGGTGGCCTCCGACATCTGGGGGCTGCCCGCGTACGTGCGGCCGGTGCCCGTCGTGGTGCTGGTCGACGAGGTCGCCGAACTGTTCCTCAGCGCGACGAAGAAGGACGAGGAACGCCGGGACCGCATGGTGGCGAACCTGATCCGGCTGGCGCAGCGGGCCCGCGCGGTCGGCATCTACCTGGAGATCTGCGGGCAGCGCTTCGGGGTCGAGCTGGGCAAGGGCGCCGCGACGCTCCGGTCCCAGCTCTCCGGTCGCGTCGTGCACCGCGTCAACAAGCAGACCGCCGAGGTGGGTCTGGGCGACATCTCGTCCGAGGCGATGGCCGCCGCGACCGCCATCGCCCCGGACCGGGTGGGGGTCGCGGTGGCGGGCGACGCCTCGGGCGGCTGGTCCCACATCCGCACCCCGCTGGTGTCGATCGCCGAGACCGCGGCCGTGTGCCGGGCCCACGCCCATCTGGTGCCCGACCTGCCGGCCCTGGACCGGTACCGCCCCTCCGCCGAGGGCGAGGAGGACGGACCGGCGGAGCCCGGGCCCTTCCCCCGGCCCCGCTCGGGCCCCGAGTGA
- a CDS encoding OB-fold domain-containing protein encodes MTTDDLYERLVAYEGRPAAVAGEGKDPVNPSMIRHWCEALGHPVPQDGTAPAPMLQVWTMRGLPGPGGVAGGGSRAGAYDELLALLDEAGCTAVVATDCEQEYLRPLRPGERITFDAVIESVSPRKTTRLGSGHFVTTRMDVRADGELAGRHRFRILKYAPVRAPGERPRRPRPVVNRDNAGYWEGVGRHELLIQRCSSCGTLRLPWLPGCNSCGSDAWDTLPACGRGTVFSRVVVHHPPFPAFDPPYAVALVELAEGVRLLGGVVGVPYEKVRIGMPVTLEFRQADGEPAVPVFRAEV; translated from the coding sequence ATGACGACCGACGACCTGTACGAGCGGCTGGTGGCGTACGAGGGGCGCCCCGCCGCCGTCGCGGGCGAGGGCAAGGACCCCGTCAACCCGTCCATGATCAGGCACTGGTGCGAGGCGCTGGGCCATCCCGTCCCGCAGGACGGCACGGCACCCGCCCCCATGCTCCAGGTGTGGACCATGCGCGGGCTCCCCGGGCCGGGAGGCGTCGCCGGGGGCGGTTCCCGCGCCGGCGCCTACGACGAACTCCTCGCGCTGCTCGACGAGGCCGGCTGCACCGCGGTCGTCGCCACCGACTGCGAGCAGGAGTACCTGCGGCCGCTGCGCCCCGGCGAGCGGATCACCTTCGACGCGGTGATCGAGTCGGTGTCGCCGCGCAAGACCACCCGCCTCGGCAGCGGCCACTTCGTCACCACGCGCATGGACGTCCGGGCGGACGGCGAACTCGCCGGCCGCCACCGCTTCCGCATCCTCAAGTACGCCCCCGTGCGGGCGCCGGGCGAGCGGCCGCGACGACCCCGCCCGGTCGTCAACCGGGACAACGCCGGGTACTGGGAGGGCGTCGGGCGGCACGAGTTGCTCATCCAACGCTGCTCCTCCTGCGGCACCCTGAGGCTGCCGTGGCTCCCCGGCTGCAACAGCTGCGGCTCCGACGCCTGGGACACGCTACCGGCCTGCGGGCGCGGCACCGTCTTCAGCCGCGTCGTCGTGCACCACCCGCCGTTCCCCGCCTTCGACCCGCCGTACGCGGTCGCCCTGGTCGAACTGGCCGAAGGGGTCCGCCTGCTCGGCGGCGTGGTCGGCGTGCCGTACGAGAAGGTGCGCATCGGCATGCCGGTGACGCTCGAGTTCCGGCAGGCCGACGGGGAGCCGGCCGTGCCCGTCTTCCGCGCGGAGGTGTGA
- a CDS encoding lipid-transfer protein, whose protein sequence is MSVRRRDGLGGRAAIAGIGATEFSKDSGRSELKLAVEAVRAAVEDAGLTPGDVDGMVTFTMDTSPEITVAQAAGIGELGFFSRIHYGGGAACATVQQAAMAVATGVADVVVCYRAFNERSGRRFGSGVQQREPSAEGAALGVNLPSGLLTPASWVAMSAQRYLHTYGLEPEVFGHVAVAGRRHAATNPAAYFHRRPITLADHAASRWIVEPLRLLDCCQETDGGQALVVTSAERARDLRHPPAVIRAAAQGAGRGQEQMTGYYRPDQDLCGLPESAVVARQLWRTSGLRPQDVDTAVLYDHFTPFVLMQLEEYGFCGRGEAAAFAADGGLERGGRLPVNTHGGQLGEAYLHGMNGIAEAVRQLRGTSVNQVPGAAHVLVTAGTGVPTSGLLLGAAD, encoded by the coding sequence ATGAGCGTACGCCGGCGCGACGGCCTGGGCGGACGGGCCGCGATCGCGGGGATCGGCGCGACGGAGTTCTCCAAGGATTCCGGGCGCAGCGAACTGAAGCTCGCCGTGGAGGCCGTGCGCGCGGCGGTCGAGGACGCCGGGCTGACGCCGGGCGACGTCGACGGCATGGTCACCTTCACGATGGACACCAGCCCGGAGATCACCGTCGCCCAGGCGGCCGGCATCGGCGAACTCGGCTTCTTCTCCCGGATCCACTACGGGGGCGGGGCCGCCTGCGCCACCGTGCAGCAGGCCGCGATGGCCGTCGCGACCGGCGTCGCGGACGTCGTCGTCTGCTACCGGGCCTTCAACGAGCGCTCGGGCCGCCGCTTCGGCTCCGGCGTCCAGCAGCGCGAACCCTCGGCGGAGGGCGCGGCGCTCGGCGTCAACCTGCCGTCCGGGCTGCTCACCCCCGCGTCCTGGGTCGCCATGTCGGCACAGCGCTATCTCCACACGTACGGGCTGGAACCGGAGGTTTTCGGCCATGTCGCCGTCGCCGGGCGCCGGCACGCCGCGACCAACCCGGCCGCGTACTTCCACCGCCGGCCCATCACCCTGGCCGACCACGCCGCGTCACGGTGGATCGTCGAGCCGCTGCGCCTGCTCGACTGCTGCCAGGAGACCGACGGCGGCCAGGCCCTGGTCGTCACCTCCGCCGAGCGCGCCCGCGACCTGAGGCACCCGCCCGCGGTGATCAGGGCGGCCGCCCAGGGCGCGGGGCGCGGCCAGGAGCAGATGACCGGCTACTACCGGCCGGACCAGGACCTGTGCGGGCTCCCCGAGTCGGCGGTCGTGGCCCGCCAGTTGTGGCGGACCTCCGGCCTGCGGCCGCAGGACGTCGACACCGCCGTGCTCTACGACCACTTCACGCCCTTCGTCCTGATGCAGCTGGAGGAGTACGGATTCTGCGGGCGCGGCGAGGCGGCCGCCTTCGCCGCCGACGGAGGTCTGGAACGGGGCGGGAGGCTGCCCGTCAACACCCACGGCGGACAGCTCGGCGAGGCGTACCTGCACGGAATGAACGGCATCGCCGAGGCGGTGCGGCAACTACGCGGCACCAGCGTCAACCAGGTCCCCGGCGCGGCCCACGTCCTCGTCACGGCCGGCACGGGGGTGCCGACCTCGGGACTGCTGCTGGGCGCGGCGGACTGA
- a CDS encoding multicopper oxidase family protein yields MTRSRARTPLTRLVAALLLAAAWLAGCAGHAPSGHPHAPDRPAPQDRQAPPAGPGPRLQDPPELVSRDGVLKATIVVERRKVRVGDHRLYALTYNGTYMPPTLRVRPGDRIDLTMTNRVREDTNVHVHGLHVSPRSPADDIFVAVTYGRSHHYTYRLPRTITPGTYWYHSHADMMSAAQVAGGESGVIVVDGLRRYLPPSLRGITEHVVALKDFQIHGDAIRTHKLKIGTRTNRTVNGQQNPVIGIRPGETQLWRLANIGANIYYRLHLKGSRFHVIAQDGYPVRRVYTADTLVVAAGARFEVLVQGGGRPGTTTLETLAYDTGKAGNRFPRTDLATVVTGGTPVTPARIPTDFAPNEDLAHATVADRKTVVFTENAAGDVFYVNGRTYAPDRVDFTSVLGTVEEWTVRNDSDEEHSFHVHTNQFQLMSTNGKAGDPDHRWFDTVNVPARGRVVIRIPFTDFTGRTVLHCHILNHEDMGMMAVLDIVPPRPRGK; encoded by the coding sequence GTGACCCGGTCCCGCGCCCGAACCCCGCTGACCCGGCTGGTCGCCGCACTGCTCCTCGCCGCCGCCTGGCTCGCCGGCTGCGCGGGGCACGCCCCGTCCGGGCACCCCCACGCCCCGGACCGGCCCGCCCCGCAGGACCGGCAGGCGCCCCCGGCGGGACCCGGCCCACGGCTGCAGGACCCCCCGGAACTGGTCAGCCGCGACGGCGTGCTCAAGGCCACCATCGTCGTCGAGCGCCGCAAGGTCCGGGTCGGCGACCACCGGCTGTACGCCCTCACCTACAACGGGACGTACATGCCGCCGACGCTGCGCGTACGGCCCGGCGACCGCATCGACCTCACCATGACCAACCGGGTGCGCGAGGACACCAACGTCCACGTGCACGGGCTCCACGTCTCACCGCGCAGCCCCGCCGACGACATCTTCGTCGCCGTCACGTACGGCCGGAGCCACCACTACACCTACCGGCTGCCGCGCACCATCACGCCCGGCACCTACTGGTACCACTCGCACGCCGACATGATGTCCGCCGCCCAGGTCGCGGGCGGGGAGTCGGGCGTCATCGTCGTGGACGGCCTGCGGCGGTACCTGCCCCCGTCCCTGCGCGGGATCACCGAGCACGTCGTCGCGCTCAAGGACTTCCAGATCCACGGGGACGCGATCAGGACCCACAAACTGAAAATCGGGACGCGCACCAACCGCACCGTCAACGGGCAGCAGAACCCGGTGATCGGCATCCGACCCGGCGAGACCCAGTTGTGGCGGCTGGCCAACATCGGCGCCAACATCTACTACCGCCTGCACCTGAAGGGCAGCCGCTTCCACGTGATCGCCCAGGACGGCTACCCGGTCCGCCGGGTCTACACGGCGGACACGCTGGTCGTCGCCGCCGGCGCCCGGTTCGAGGTCCTGGTGCAGGGCGGCGGCCGGCCCGGCACCACGACGCTGGAGACCCTCGCCTACGACACCGGCAAGGCCGGCAACCGGTTCCCCCGCACCGACCTGGCCACCGTCGTGACCGGCGGCACCCCGGTGACCCCGGCGCGGATCCCGACGGACTTCGCCCCCAACGAGGACCTGGCGCACGCCACGGTCGCTGACCGCAAGACGGTGGTGTTCACCGAGAACGCGGCGGGCGACGTGTTCTACGTCAACGGCCGCACGTACGCGCCGGACCGGGTGGACTTCACCTCCGTCCTCGGCACCGTCGAGGAGTGGACCGTCCGCAACGACAGCGACGAGGAGCACTCCTTCCACGTCCACACCAACCAGTTCCAGCTGATGAGCACCAACGGGAAGGCCGGCGACCCGGACCACCGCTGGTTCGACACGGTCAACGTGCCCGCCCGCGGCAGGGTCGTCATCCGCATCCCCTTCACGGACTTCACCGGCCGGACGGTGCTGCACTGCCACATCCTCAACCACGAGGACATGGGCATGATGGCCGTGCTCGACATCGTCCCGCCCCGTCCCCGCGGCAAGTGA
- a CDS encoding ATP-binding protein, which produces MPQEIAVGRFPAQNERASIPWRGVKEVSGVALVVAQEVPTSSTMALPHGPAGVAEARRRLRKELCAYGVAEPVVDDAVLILSELLSNSCRHARPLGEDAPSSGGSGIRAAWGIDEDGLLTVEVTDGGGPTRPLPASPSLTARGGRGLGIVRNLSLRWGVRDAPGEVTVWAMLAVRSRHARRDDLVPQLDIPIDFADPFDDLP; this is translated from the coding sequence GTGCCCCAAGAGATCGCAGTTGGCCGGTTTCCGGCCCAGAACGAGAGGGCATCCATCCCGTGGCGTGGGGTGAAGGAGGTCTCGGGGGTGGCGTTGGTGGTGGCCCAGGAGGTGCCGACGTCCTCGACCATGGCCCTGCCTCATGGTCCGGCGGGCGTGGCCGAGGCGCGGCGCAGGCTGCGCAAGGAACTGTGCGCGTACGGGGTCGCGGAGCCGGTCGTCGACGACGCGGTGCTCATCCTGTCGGAACTGCTCAGCAACTCCTGCCGGCACGCCCGGCCGCTGGGCGAGGACGCGCCGTCCTCGGGCGGCAGCGGCATCAGGGCCGCCTGGGGGATCGACGAGGACGGGTTGCTGACGGTGGAGGTCACCGACGGCGGCGGGCCCACCCGCCCGCTTCCGGCCAGTCCCTCGCTCACCGCCCGCGGCGGCCGCGGGCTCGGCATCGTGCGGAACCTGTCGCTGCGCTGGGGCGTGCGCGACGCCCCCGGCGAGGTCACGGTGTGGGCGATGCTCGCGGTGCGCAGCCGGCACGCGCGGCGCGACGACCTCGTGCCCCAACTCGACATCCCGATCGACTTCGCGGACCCCTTCGACGACCTCCCGTAG
- the pip gene encoding prolyl aminopeptidase produces the protein MAAAGFPLIEPYASGLLDVGDGQRVYWETSGNPDGKPVLCVHGGPGSGGKRGSRKTFDPEAYRIVLFDQRGCGQSLPHASDPAVSLEHNTTEHLIADMERLREHLGVERWMLYGGSWGSTLILAYAQRYPERVSEIVIVGVTTTRWEEIDWLYRGVARLVPGPWEAFRDGVPPGERDGNLPAAYDRLLNGPDAAAREKAVRDWVTWEDAVIAHETNGKPGAYGDRPDDDLVAFVRICAHYFANGAWLEDGQLLRDAYRLAGIPGVLIHGRLDLGSPLTTAWELAKAWPDAELQVIDDSGHTGSPTMGEAVVAAARRFGTR, from the coding sequence ATGGCAGCAGCGGGATTTCCGCTGATCGAGCCGTACGCGTCGGGGCTGCTCGACGTCGGGGACGGGCAGCGCGTCTACTGGGAGACCAGCGGCAACCCGGACGGCAAGCCGGTCCTGTGCGTGCACGGGGGCCCGGGCTCCGGGGGGAAGCGGGGCAGCAGGAAGACCTTCGATCCCGAGGCGTACCGGATCGTGCTGTTCGACCAGCGGGGGTGCGGGCAGAGCCTGCCGCACGCCTCGGACCCGGCGGTGTCGCTCGAGCACAACACGACCGAGCACCTGATCGCCGACATGGAGCGGCTGCGCGAGCACCTGGGCGTCGAGCGGTGGATGCTGTACGGCGGTTCGTGGGGCTCGACGCTGATCCTGGCGTACGCGCAGCGGTACCCGGAGCGGGTGTCGGAGATCGTGATCGTCGGGGTCACCACGACCCGGTGGGAGGAGATCGACTGGCTCTACCGCGGCGTGGCCCGGCTGGTGCCGGGGCCGTGGGAGGCGTTCCGGGACGGGGTGCCGCCCGGCGAGCGGGACGGGAACCTGCCGGCCGCGTACGACCGGCTGCTGAACGGTCCGGACGCCGCGGCGCGGGAGAAGGCCGTACGCGACTGGGTCACCTGGGAGGACGCGGTCATCGCCCACGAGACCAACGGCAAGCCGGGGGCCTACGGTGACCGGCCGGACGACGACCTGGTCGCCTTCGTGCGGATCTGCGCGCACTACTTCGCCAACGGCGCCTGGCTGGAGGACGGGCAGCTGCTGCGGGACGCGTACCGGCTCGCCGGGATCCCGGGGGTGCTGATCCACGGGCGGCTGGACCTGGGCAGTCCGCTGACGACCGCGTGGGAGCTGGCGAAGGCGTGGCCCGACGCCGAGCTCCAGGTGATCGACGACTCCGGTCACACGGGCAGCCCCACCATGGGGGAGGCGGTCGTTGCGGCGGCGAGGCGCTTCGGCACGCGCTGA